A segment of the Nasonia vitripennis strain AsymCx chromosome 2, Nvit_psr_1.1, whole genome shotgun sequence genome:
AAACAAAGATTTTCAATTTCCCTTCCACAGTTGCCACCGATAACATCAGTTCAAAACTATTCCCTGACAATACttggaaaaaaatgcttaaCAAAGCATCctgaatttttgtatattctGCATTAAGGGTCTTCAAAAATCCAGCTAAAGTTGGTTCTGCGCGCATTATCACAGTCCTTATTGACTTTTCAGGATCAAACTTTTGTAATGGCGTTAATAATCCATCTCTGAAACATTAAGATGTGTCGTTTGTTAAAGATGTTAGAGAATATTAGTGAAAAATTATCCGAAATAAGTTACCTTCTGCTGCTTATTtgtattgtttgtttttctgtaactaaatttactttttgtaATTCGTTCAGTAAAAATTGAACGCTGTTTCCAGCCCAGATGATGTCCATTTTATCCAAAAGAGGAGTGTATCGAAGTAACAGTTCAAAAGCATCCAGCACATCTTGAGAATATTCAAAACTTTCGTTTTCGccttgataaaaaaaaaaaaaaataaaaaaatgtagtgcaacattttactaaataataataagttttacattttaaacaATCAGCATACCACTTAATGTACTGGCATGAAGCTCCTTGAGAATTTGTGGCAGTTTTAAAACAGTAAATCCACCCCAATGCGATTCTTTCAGGGAGCCCGTTACATCGTGTAAGCACATCATACATGCGCGAATAACTTCACAATACAATCTTGCGTTAGAATAGTTTTTAAGTCTTTGAATCATGTGTAGTTGACTTATGTAAATGGAAGTTTCAGTGCTTGGATTAACTAAATTCTGTACTGCTAACAATGGTTGTAAACAATACGTAATGGGTTCAGCATCAACCTTTACAAACTTTGACactatattttcaatttctaAATTACAAAGTTTCTTTAGAGAGTCTTCTATAGGTATTGAGCACTTTGTATTGCTCTTTTGTTGCTCTTTTTCAATTTCCTGACACTTTTTGACAATGTAAATGTATAAgtctgtaaaataaaatataagttaATATTATGAAATTAGATTCTagatttataataatgataaaatttgtTCATAAATTGAAGTTAGAAGACGTTTCTTACCTTTATTATCATGTTTGGCTGAATAAAGCATTGCACAAATAAAATCTGATGCTAGGAGTTCTTTCAAAAGATATGCTGGCTTGTCCATTAGTTCAGAAGGCTGAGGAGCCAAGGGAGGTGCCTGAGGTACTTTGGTCAATGCATAATAATAGCATTGTAATAACCAGTGCACAATGGAAAGACATGCTGCTGCCAAAAGGTCCTCTTCTGGTTTTCCTCGACAAGTTATTCCAACATGGATCATTTCTAAGAATTCCAACAAACTCGCGATACAATGTGGCTTGTGAAAAGCATCATATTTACTTATCCTTTGCAACACAGCAGCGTAAGATACCAACtaaaaaaagatgaaaatttcatatttattcattttgtaTGGAGAATTCTAAGGTAAGTAAATGTACATACCTGTGAACAAAGGGAATGTTTGAGATAAGAAAGTACTAATTCATTAGGCCCTGGACCTACTAAGGCTTGCTGCAATATGCAGTCAGCTAAATTGTGCACATCACCACTTACTCCTCTGGGCAAAATCTGAAAAAGTAATTGATCAAATTCAATCTTAAAACACAGcaattcaaaattattcatcTCGTTTATAAACTGGGTTCAATAATGCTTACAGTTTTGATATTTATACCCCATTGGAGGTCACTCCATCTTTCACGCCAAGCTCGCAATAGCAATGCTTTCAAACTGCTTGTTTTACTTGTGACTTTACTTTCCATTGCTGAAGATTTGCACATacttttgcaataaattaaatCAGCTAGAAGCTACTCTTCAATGAAGTAATCTTTGTCATCCAACTAACCACATGTTTTTTTGTCTATCAAATTTTTAGATAATTTAATATctattacaattatttacattGACAAAAGTTTCAGTTATTTTTGTATCGAAGCAGATTTACAgacaattacaataaataatttattgtaaatacaCCATATTTCAAAGACTGTAAACGATTTCGACtatttttactaaaactgGCTATACAAATGTATGTACTTGAAATACACTCATCTACAGGTGATAGTAGTACACGATAAAGTCGCAAATTCCTGACGATCTTCGGTAATACTTTAACTTATGAAATTAGCATTTTGTATACAACTCCAGTAAATAGGTaggtatgtatgtatgtacactACTTTCACTTGACAAATAATGCTTGCGCCGTTTCTTCAATAAACATCTGCTTCAAGCACAATATCTAATATGTTACAGAATAACTTACTACACTAAGCATCTAATTAAGAGCCTAAATAACTTTTACGCTACACGCTTTCTACAATCTAATACTGTATACGCTCCGTACATCGGGGAGCTCACCGCAAACAATGATCCGCCATGTTGAAAACTCatcacattttattttatataggTACACCGTAAGCGCGGCTGCTGTGGAACTTGTCGGAGAGAGGCAAGGAAGGGAGGCGGAGGAAGGAAGAAGTATAGGTAGGGCTAGGTAATGGTACCTATAGAGTCACCAACCCAATTACCCAACAGGCCAACAGCATGATTTTGACGTCTAAAGTCTGTGAGGTTATATAGTTTCTATAACATATACGTATCGAATGAGGTTCTCTTTTCCTATATATGTAAGCTTTGTTTTATTAGAGGATTACGCATTTTTCCAAATGTAAATACATTTGTGAGGATTTTTTGACAgctgttgaaaattttggtaagatttataatttattgatatttaaatattaaaaaaaaaacattaataatatGAAGAACTTGTATATACTCAATTTGTATTAATACACAGAATATATTTATCTGACAATGGAAGTTATTACACCaaaacatcgtctactaaagtTTAAAAAAGAGGTTCTAGATGaattgaaaatagattttaaaaagatcAAGCCTTTTGATCAGCATTTAAGCGAGGCAGAGTCCGAggtacttttatatttttattatagtaaACATCATTGTCTACTtgcaaaaactaaaatttaacGATCATTTTTACAGGAAAAACTAAACAAGATTATTTTATGGTTGAGCAACACACCTAAAAATATTGTGTACAGAGTTAACACAATTTTAAATAGGCAACAAGTAGTACACCATCGCATTGTAGAAGCATTAAAAAAGGTACTTTTAAAGCAGATTTACATTCATTCTGAAAAGTActtttaagatttttattatttgattgTATGTGAATATACAGAGATAACAAATACTGAATTCAACAGTACACAAGACCTATTCCAATCATTTCTACTTTCCCATGTGTGGAGGAATTGATCATTGTAAATGGCTGGGACAAATCAGTCGAATTAAACCTGGAAAGACAACAATATGAGGTTATCGTTGATGCAGCTTGTGGAGCAGCTGTCCTAAGAGGAGCTCATATTTATGCTCCAGGTGTTTTGGGGATGCCTCGAGGTaaactttttataattgaagTTGTGATTTGTAAAGGATGATCAAGTaatcgatttctttttttaaaggcTTAAAAGTTGGAGATATAGTAAGTGTTTATGCTGATCTTGAGCAAGCTTGTAAAAAAGGTTTAGTCACAGAGTATGataagaaaaacaaattgtTTGTGGGAAATGGTATTGTTCAATTGACTAGAGAACAAATATTTGGTCATGAAACAGAGCATACCAGGTAATTCTTAATATTAAGAGAAGCattgatattattaaaatagaaTCAAATGATATgaataacaattatatttatagTGGTATTGCTGTCACCATGACTGATATTATATCGCATATTCCACAAATAAATGACAATATATTACCTAAAGGATACGTGCTACTGCAGAATTTACCATCTATACTATGCTCTCGAGTGTTGGACCCTCAACCAGGAGAAACTGTACTAGATATGTGTGCAGCTCCAGGCAATAAAACAACACATATTGCTGCTTTAATGGAAAATaaggtataatttttatattatgaatGAACATGCACTATATCAGAGTTAATTTTTGTGCTccaatataataaataacttGCTTTTTAGGGTGTTGTTGTAGCaatagagaaaataaaaaataaacttgaGAGATTGAATTCGAATATAGAAAATTTCTCGGCGACGATTGTTAAAGCTTATTGCTTCGATTCAACTAAGGCTGTTTGTGATGCAGAAGAAAAATCCATTTTTGATGGGCCACCTTACTCCAAAGAAAGTTTTGATAGAGTATTGTTAGACGGACCTTGCAGTGCTTTAGGCCAAAGACCTCAAATTCGCAATCCTATTAGTGTATCACAATTGCGTTCCTATGTGCCTTTGCAAAGAAAACTATTTACTTCGGTAAGGATTTTATCAAAAGTTTATATTTGATTCTAAAAGGGCGATTttttgattaaattatttttcaacatAGGCAGTCCAACTATTAAGGCCTGGCGGAACTCTAGTCTACAGTACTTGTACAATTACAATTGCTGAAAACGAAGGTATAATCGCTTGGGCTTTAAAAACATTTCCGAATCTTGAATTGCGATCTGTTCGTGAAAAATTGATGAGTAtgaaaatggaaaaatttGCCACAGTTGGATACACTATTGATGGTTTGACTACTGAACAGTCTGATAAATTGTGCAGATTTGATGAAAATGATACTGTTGGATTTTTTATAGCTTGTTTCATTAAACGATGAAACGTTAATCGAATCTTGTAAAATATACGTGTTACTTTCATAAAAGGAGAATTTTCTCGTTATAAATGCGCCTGACCTTCCCAGGAACATTTTGATACGATACCGTCAATTCCTGAAACAATGTCTATCGCTCCTTTGAATATTCCAGGTTTCCTGTTAAAGAACatagatttataaaaaaatatcgctgACACGGTTTTATATTTTCGGAAGTTGGATTCTATTTCCTAGTTTCAATTATATATTTCGCTCTCAATGTTCTTAAAATGTTCAACTTACTTCGGGGTGAAACGCGCCATAATTTGCATTACATCAATATTCGCGATTCCGCGAGCTGCTAGCAAACCTTTGGTAGGATAAAGTGTAAATATCTCGTTATTCGCACGGCTTTGAAGTTCAAATTGTTGAGATCTATCTAAAAATCACAACGATGTTCATtacaaaataatgtttaaaatatttagtCCCTATAGTTATTATTCTACCttgcatattttttatttcaaatgtgAGACTTTTAGACTCTCCTACAATTACTTCACCAAAGTTTAAGGAGTTAATCGAAGATTTGAGAGTaggaaaatgaattttcataaacaCTGGAACTGCctgaaaatatttcagttgaatcttattttatcaacagAATCACATACATACAGCCGAATAACAGACATGGTTACATTACTTTCGTAAATCCttctttataaataattgtcAATTGTTTATTTACGTCAATCGTGCTAAAATTGCCATTCTTACTTGAATTCATTTTCTTTGCTAACCAGCCTTTATCAAGTGTACATTTAATTGCAATCTAAAATACAGTAGTCAAAATACAGAATCAAATTAATTTGTTCCGTTATGATTAAATAACTTGGATAGAAATAAAAGATTACCTCCATACTTTCGCCAGGGTGTACCGATCCACGTCTACTACGAAAAGTCTCACGTTCTGTCCTTACACGATATATTTGAAAAGGTTGAGGAATGTCAAGTGCAAGTTCTATAATTtcttcttcaaaattttttagtaaaacttttttcttaacgctgcaaataattaaaccattgTTATTAATACTCATAACATATATTAATTAACATTTGATTTCACAAACAAAACATGAATTTACTGCAACTTGTTATTAGCTTGTTGCAAGAAATCTTTggtgaaaaattcaaaaatacattGAGACTTATCAGTCTGTATAAACAAGCTGGGATTCCTAATACTACATTCCAAATCAACTTCTGTAGGTGGCAAATAATAACCATCTTTTCGAAAAAATACGTTATCCCTGTATCTGAAAAGCGAAAgccaaaaaatttttcaaactgcactgattctttatttttcttataagTCATTATAAAATTGCGTGGTGTAAGCAAATGACGTACTTAAAAAGTGGCGGTATCCTTATAAATCCACAAATTTTGCACGCGATTTTTTCGACATTTCCAGTGAATTTGTCGGTATTTACATTGATATAGATGTAGCGTTTTTCTTTTGGAGGTAAAAACAGTTCTTTGGGGGTTATctacataaattattattattatgattattgtaCTATCGATGTATACGGTAAACATGGCATAGAAGTATAGAAAAAGAAGcgttattttttgaattaCTAAAACGATGTCACTCGTTGAATCTCCGTAATAGGGAACCAAACACAGCTGGAACTCGGTgtcttttgattttttaatcgtTATGTTATTCGGTAAAAGATGCAACGTACTGGTAGTTGATTTGACATTATTTTCCGAATCGCCGAACTCGTCAGTACTAATTTTCAATACGGATAATTGACTATCCAACGAAGCGCTGCAGCGAAAGTTCGGAATACAATAAAGTGTCaaggaaaaaatttaaaaatataatggtAAGCACGTTATTCTTTACCTATTTTGAACGTGCGTCTTATTCCTGTGTCCAAAAATATCGCTACCACTGCTAACTTGGCCGGTGTTAACttgaattttgttttctttacTTTGGTATGGATTTAAAGCGCaactaaaaaattttttaatagcaTGATAGAAACTTGGATTTGTGAGCAAAAATTCGTCTATGCCGATGAATGGTGTAAGCATTTCCAGAATCAAACTAAATGGTTTTTCCTTGATGCTTTCATTAATTAAGAAAGAATGCCAATCGACGTACAGCGGAATCGAACTTGTGTTTTCAACCAAAAGTTTTCTTCTCCCGAAAGCACAGCCAGATTTGAAAACGttgaatctaaaaataaagttgCTCGTCTGATGATAATGGTCTGAATTATTGCGAAGCTAACGAAAACGTATCGCAAACCGTATTTTTGGTGTTTGGTTCGAGGAGTTTCCGCAAATAGGATAAGAAATCGGTGAGTTGCCGTTAATGATGCGAACCCAGAAGGTATAAGAAGGTAACAAATCAATGTTAACAGTGATTTGATCAGTGTATATTCCCCAAGTATTGCTGCTGGCAATTACGTCAAAGAAAACTGCTTCGTAAGATCCTATTTCACCGTTCAAGGGATCAACTTTTAATGTAATGCCTGACATCAATTCTTTTGATTCATCTAACATAGCTATATGCGTATGATTGGTTGTGATTAATATAGTagctaaaattgaaattttttcacaaaattattcaataaaatatttacaatcttTATCAGCTTCGTCTTTATCATCACGCCAAGACTGTttagtttttacaaaaaaataactaGCTATGGGACTTTCGTTTTGCAAATAAATTCGTTTTCTTTTAcctgaaaataatttatagaGATAACTTTTACAGGTGCTTTCACAAAAAATCTTACTTATCTTACTTTGTCCAGACGTTATGTGAAATTCAATAACAAGTGGTAAGTAGCGAAAATTTTTCCTTATCAAATCAGAATAAAAATCGAGATAAGGTAATATTTTCAAGTTTTCCATATTTTCGTTACTATCAAAGGATGTTCCTGCTTCTGTCAATGATTCTTCTTCATAGCGGAACAAATTCGAAACCAAGTCAATATGACTTAATTCAGTATTGTCTGTATTATCAACGGCACGGCATTCGGTTACATAGTTTTTGCTATCTTCGCTATCGTTAAATTCATGCTCATTGTTAATTTTATCATGTTTGCTTACTGTAATATCTTCATTGCTAAAAATATCTTCCTACACGCAAGGATAAACGATTGATTAAAATTGACTACAATATGCTTATGACTTCTGTGTATTATAATCTATTTTACTTCATTTTCGTAACTATTGCCTGACGTTATCGTATCCATATCAGTCAGTTGTAGCGATTCACTGCTATTCAGCTCAACGGTGTGGATcactttttcttctattaGTCGTGGTTTGAACAATTTTATCTCACCAGTCTAAATATGAAGATCAACATTTACACGTATTCAAGCTGattgtaatgaaaaaaaaatacttaatttttacctctttatcaaactttgacaAATATTCATCGGAATTCCATTCAATACGAATTGTCTCGTTTAAGAAATTGTCTTCATAAGTCAAAGGAAAGAAAAAGGCAACACGCAATGCCTTGATTGTGCATTCAAATGATAAGACTAGTGGGTTCGTTCCATTGAATTGACAGGGTAAAAATATCGACGAGACATTGCCCTAATAGCGCAGatacaaaactttttttattcataaaactattaaTTTCTAAACAGATATTTGTGCGTAAATGTAGATACAACTTACGGTTTCCAACGGAAGACACTTTAACGTTACAATTTGCGACGAGTGGGGTAAAATGCAATCATACTTGGGatcgattttcatttttatcttgGTATGATCGGATCCTACGGCATTACTCCACCAATACTTCACTGGTTTTGAACTTCTATTACAAAGAACGGCAGAAAATTTTGCTTCCACTCCCACGAAAAGTGgtctataataatatttaatcaaaattaaatcaattcaaaaaaattctgtgaatatatatatatatatatatatatatatatatatatatatatatatatatatatatatatattgcttcacaaaaaaaacttttgaacGTTATATAATTTCCAAACCCTCCAGGCCTTAGCACTGCAGTGCTAACCAATGTCGCTTGACAACAATCGCAAGTTCCATAGCCCTTTATAAACCGACAAACGTCGTCACTTCTCGAAGTGTTCGATTCGGGT
Coding sequences within it:
- the LOC100114505 gene encoding tRNA (cytosine(72)-C(5))-methyltransferase NSUN6; this encodes MILTSKVCERITHFSKCKYICEDFLTAVENFEYIYLTMEVITPKHRLLKFKKEVLDELKIDFKKIKPFDQHLSEAESEEKLNKIILWLSNTPKNIVYRVNTILNRQQVVHHRIVEALKKYTRPIPIISTFPCVEELIIVNGWDKSVELNLERQQYEVIVDAACGAAVLRGAHIYAPGVLGMPRGLKVGDIVSVYADLEQACKKGLVTEYDKKNKLFVGNGIVQLTREQIFGHETEHTSGIAVTMTDIISHIPQINDNILPKGYVLLQNLPSILCSRVLDPQPGETVLDMCAAPGNKTTHIAALMENKGVVVAIEKIKNKLERLNSNIENFSATIVKAYCFDSTKAVCDAEEKSIFDGPPYSKESFDRVLLDGPCSALGQRPQIRNPISVSQLRSYVPLQRKLFTSAVQLLRPGGTLVYSTCTITIAENEGIIAWALKTFPNLELRSVREKLMSMKMEKFATVGYTIDGLTTEQSDKLCRFDENDTVGFFIACFIKR
- the LOC103316479 gene encoding uncharacterized protein LOC103316479 isoform X1, yielding MSLLTEDHQSIQEYEKSLNCLIAEKTEIVLSETTIYFNSESNTNLKNPALSIISKKSIIKTESLKTILIANPEVVEFCNCEAHKTYKKTVIVQNIDTQLARFTIKSRPAKSAFTVFVESKNAEKENIAPGMHVRLVIHFRCDVVAECEESLMLAVQNGQSVVIKLKAHRDPPILRAFEQIHSTSSFRKRLHESSLSDSGALIDDSYSFRSKSFSSDKSSTEYTDSISSSYTSCGGLTQSTFDCKKCFVGEFAIVSTVFKNNGGNARFFIMSEMDWCSMRINDVTMKNILIVSPFAFWPAYFELKKDEQVTLYTYFFPDSYGLQADELYVVSDNCAIKTIEVVGDGIILEPQLILFDKNIKYQWFETRKHELCTILYLDLGSGTSNKVLTTTFTVTSKCELDLHYRWEINSILLCPDECHYTISRKALNVNKLKIQPSYGIFQSNSITTFTVMTNLCNLAPDQYRSTLQLIIEDVPFAAIPKKYNYAYQNSIANRRLCENTVDVYFQNLEVRLKCISEDSDDKKYDKIDRIEDHAKGDTFMTMMNFTDMSLLSDDMFPPDPPESNTSRSDDVCRFIKGYGTCDCCQATLVSTAVLRPGGPLFVGVEAKFSAVLCNRSSKPVKYWWSNAVGSDHTKIKMKIDPKYDCILPHSSQIVTLKCLPLETGNVSSIFLPCQFNGTNPLVLSFECTIKALRVAFFFPLTYEDNFLNETIRIEWNSDEYLSKFDKETGEIKLFKPRLIEEKVIHTVELNSSESLQLTDMDTITSGNSYENEEDIFSNEDITVSKHDKINNEHEFNDSEDSKNYVTECRAVDNTDNTELSHIDLVSNLFRYEEESLTEAGTSFDSNENMENLKILPYLDFYSDLIRKNFRYLPLVIEFHITSGQSKRKRIYLQNESPIASYFFVKTKQSWRDDKDEADKDSMLDESKELMSGITLKVDPLNGEIGSYEAVFFDVIASSNTWGIYTDQITVNIDLLPSYTFWVRIINGNSPISYPICGNSSNQTPKIRFNVFKSGCAFGRRKLLVENTSSIPLYVDWHSFLINESIKEKPFSLILEMLTPFIGIDEFLLTNPSFYHAIKKFFSCALNPYQSKENKIQVNTGQVSSGSDIFGHRNKTHVQNSASLDSQLSVLKISTDEFGDSENNVKSTTSTLHLLPNNITIKKSKDTEFQLCLVPYYGDSTSDIVLITPKELFLPPKEKRYIYINVNTDKFTGNVEKIACKICGFIRIPPLFKYRDNVFFRKDGYYLPPTEVDLECSIRNPSLFIQTDKSQCIFEFFTKDFLQQANNKLHVKKKVLLKNFEEEIIELALDIPQPFQIYRVRTERETFRSRRGSVHPGESMEIAIKCTLDKGWLAKKMNSSKNGNFSTIDVNKQLTIIYKEGFTKAVPVFMKIHFPTLKSSINSLNFGEVIVGESKSLTFEIKNMQDRSQQFELQSRANNEIFTLYPTKGLLAARGIANIDVMQIMARFTPKKPGIFKGAIDIVSGIDGIVSKCSWEGQAHL
- the LOC103316479 gene encoding uncharacterized protein LOC103316479 isoform X3 → MIVQNIDTQLARFTIKSRPAKSAFTVFVESKNAEKENIAPGMHVRLVIHFRCDVVAECEESLMLAVQNGQSVVIKLKAHRDPPILRAFEQIHSTSSFRKRLHESSLSDSGALIDDSYSFRSKSFSSDKSSTEYTDSISSSYTSCGGLTQSTFDCKKCFVGEFAIVSTVFKNNGGNARFFIMSEMDWCSMRINDVTMKNILIVSPFAFWPAYFELKKDEQVTLYTYFFPDSYGLQADELYVVSDNCAIKTIEVVGDGIILEPQLILFDKNIKYQWFETRKHELCTILYLDLGSGTSNKVLTTTFTVTSKCELDLHYRWEINSILLCPDECHYTISRKALNVNKLKIQPSYGIFQSNSITTFTVMTNLCNLAPDQYRSTLQLIIEDVPFAAIPKKYNYAYQNSIANRRLCENTVDVYFQNLEVRLKCISEDSDDKKYDKIDRIEDHAKGDTFMTMMNFTDMSLLSDDMFPPDPPESNTSRSDDVCRFIKGYGTCDCCQATLVSTAVLRPGGPLFVGVEAKFSAVLCNRSSKPVKYWWSNAVGSDHTKIKMKIDPKYDCILPHSSQIVTLKCLPLETGNVSSIFLPCQFNGTNPLVLSFECTIKALRVAFFFPLTYEDNFLNETIRIEWNSDEYLSKFDKETGEIKLFKPRLIEEKVIHTVELNSSESLQLTDMDTITSGNSYENEEDIFSNEDITVSKHDKINNEHEFNDSEDSKNYVTECRAVDNTDNTELSHIDLVSNLFRYEEESLTEAGTSFDSNENMENLKILPYLDFYSDLIRKNFRYLPLVIEFHITSGQSKRKRIYLQNESPIASYFFVKTKQSWRDDKDEADKDSMLDESKELMSGITLKVDPLNGEIGSYEAVFFDVIASSNTWGIYTDQITVNIDLLPSYTFWVRIINGNSPISYPICGNSSNQTPKIRFNVFKSGCAFGRRKLLVENTSSIPLYVDWHSFLINESIKEKPFSLILEMLTPFIGIDEFLLTNPSFYHAIKKFFSCALNPYQSKENKIQVNTGQVSSGSDIFGHRNKTHVQNSASLDSQLSVLKISTDEFGDSENNVKSTTSTLHLLPNNITIKKSKDTEFQLCLVPYYGDSTSDIVLITPKELFLPPKEKRYIYINVNTDKFTGNVEKIACKICGFIRIPPLFKYRDNVFFRKDGYYLPPTEVDLECSIRNPSLFIQTDKSQCIFEFFTKDFLQQANNKLHVKKKVLLKNFEEEIIELALDIPQPFQIYRVRTERETFRSRRGSVHPGESMEIAIKCTLDKGWLAKKMNSSKNGNFSTIDVNKQLTIIYKEGFTKAVPVFMKIHFPTLKSSINSLNFGEVIVGESKSLTFEIKNMQDRSQQFELQSRANNEIFTLYPTKGLLAARGIANIDVMQIMARFTPKKPGIFKGAIDIVSGIDGIVSKCSWEGQAHL
- the LOC103316479 gene encoding uncharacterized protein LOC103316479 isoform X2, producing MSLLTEDHQSIQEYEKSLNCLIAEKTEIVLSETTIYFNSESNTNLKNPALSIISKKSIIKTESLKTILIANPEVVEFCNCEAHKTYKKTVIVQNIDTQLARFTIKSRPAKSAFTVFVESKNAEKENIAPGMHVRLVIHFRCDVVAECEESLMLAVQNGQSVVIKLKAHRDPPILRAFEQIHSTSSFRKRLHESSLSDSGALIDDSYSFRSKSFSSDKSSTEYTDSISSSYTSCGGLTQSTFDCKKCFVGEFAIVSTVFKNNGGNARFFIMSEMDWCSMRINDVTMKNILIVSPFAFWPAYFELKKDEQVTLYTYFFPDSYGLQADELYVVSDNCAIKTIEVVGDGIILEPQLILFDKNIKYQWFETRKHELCTILYLDLGSGTSNKVLTTTFTVTSKCELDLHYRWEINSILLCPDECHYTISRKALNVNKLKIQPSYGIFQSNSITTFTVMTNLCNLAPDQYRSTLQLIIEDVPFAAIPKKYNYAYQNSIANRRLCENTVDVYFQNLEVRLKCISEDSDDKKEDHAKGDTFMTMMNFTDMSLLSDDMFPPDPPESNTSRSDDVCRFIKGYGTCDCCQATLVSTAVLRPGGPLFVGVEAKFSAVLCNRSSKPVKYWWSNAVGSDHTKIKMKIDPKYDCILPHSSQIVTLKCLPLETGNVSSIFLPCQFNGTNPLVLSFECTIKALRVAFFFPLTYEDNFLNETIRIEWNSDEYLSKFDKETGEIKLFKPRLIEEKVIHTVELNSSESLQLTDMDTITSGNSYENEEDIFSNEDITVSKHDKINNEHEFNDSEDSKNYVTECRAVDNTDNTELSHIDLVSNLFRYEEESLTEAGTSFDSNENMENLKILPYLDFYSDLIRKNFRYLPLVIEFHITSGQSKRKRIYLQNESPIASYFFVKTKQSWRDDKDEADKDSMLDESKELMSGITLKVDPLNGEIGSYEAVFFDVIASSNTWGIYTDQITVNIDLLPSYTFWVRIINGNSPISYPICGNSSNQTPKIRFNVFKSGCAFGRRKLLVENTSSIPLYVDWHSFLINESIKEKPFSLILEMLTPFIGIDEFLLTNPSFYHAIKKFFSCALNPYQSKENKIQVNTGQVSSGSDIFGHRNKTHVQNSASLDSQLSVLKISTDEFGDSENNVKSTTSTLHLLPNNITIKKSKDTEFQLCLVPYYGDSTSDIVLITPKELFLPPKEKRYIYINVNTDKFTGNVEKIACKICGFIRIPPLFKYRDNVFFRKDGYYLPPTEVDLECSIRNPSLFIQTDKSQCIFEFFTKDFLQQANNKLHVKKKVLLKNFEEEIIELALDIPQPFQIYRVRTERETFRSRRGSVHPGESMEIAIKCTLDKGWLAKKMNSSKNGNFSTIDVNKQLTIIYKEGFTKAVPVFMKIHFPTLKSSINSLNFGEVIVGESKSLTFEIKNMQDRSQQFELQSRANNEIFTLYPTKGLLAARGIANIDVMQIMARFTPKKPGIFKGAIDIVSGIDGIVSKCSWEGQAHL